A region of Toxorhynchites rutilus septentrionalis strain SRP chromosome 1, ASM2978413v1, whole genome shotgun sequence DNA encodes the following proteins:
- the LOC129773155 gene encoding uncharacterized protein LOC129773155: MKPQNMSSRKVILLFPEAADIIKNRHYVDDAMFSTDTPEHAIRLAREVSQVHSAGGFEIRNWVSNSQQVLSALKEGSMTEKNMDLTTGPMATEKVLGMCWCTKSDEFIYKIGWNRFNPDLLNGCRRITKRQMLQILMTIFDPLGLISHFLMYLKVLLQEVWRAGIQWDEQISDPLHEKNFLSWINSDHRRYSTFVAFRVSEILDATEAADWHWVPSKQNVADDGTKWETQPDLSSKSRWFRGPDFLYRSEAEWPKSSSKSMRTDNELRSSLMIHHLSPDSVINVADFSSWKRLNNVVAYVHRFIENCRRRRTKQSIESGPLSREELYASEGFLFRLAQREGYNEEVVLLTANCKNTSDNVLPKSSRLYKLLPRLDERGVMRMRSRIAACQYATEDAKSPVILPNDEESGTDRERH, from the coding sequence atgaAACCTCAAAACATGAGCTCAAGAAAAGTTATCCTCTTGTTCCCGGAGGCAGCAGATATAATTAAGAATCGTCACTATGTGGACGATGCGATGTTCAGCACAGACACACCAGAGCACGCCATTCGTCTAGCGCGAGAAGTTAGCCAAGTGCATTCCGCCGGTGGTTTTGAAATCCGTAACTGGGTGAGCAACTCGCAACAAGTATTAAGCGCGTTGAAAGAAGGCAGTATGACTGAGAAAAATATGGATTTGACGACGGGACCGATGGCGACGGAGAAAGTGTTAGGAATGTGCTGGTGCACTAAATCCGATGAATTCATATACAAAATTGGATGGAACCGGTTCAACCCCGATCTGCTCAACGGATGTCGTCGAATCACAAAACGCCAAATGCTGCAGATCCTCATGACTATCTTCGATCCCCTCGGACTGATTTCCCATTTCCTGATGTACTTAAAAGTACTCCTCCAAGAAGTGTGGCGAGCCGGTATTCAATGGGATGAACAAATCAGCGACCCACTACACGAAAAGAACTTCCTCAGCTGGATAAATTCGGACCATCGACGATACAGTACTTTCGTGGCGTTTCGGGTCAGCGAAATACTCGATGCCACGGAAGCAGCAGATTGGCATTGGGTACCGTCCAAACAAAATGTAGCGGATGACGGCACCAAGTGGGAGACGCAGCCTGACCTTTCTTCAAAATCCAGGTGGTTCAGAGGTCCCGATTTCCTCTATCGAAGTGAAGCGGAATGGCCCAAATCCTCTTCGAAGTCCATGCGAACAGACAACGAATTGCGATCTTCCCTCATGATTCATCACTTGTCGCCCGACTCAGTTATCAACGTCGCGGATTTCTCAAGCTGGAAACGACTCAACAATGTGGTTGCCTACGTTCATCGCTTCATCGAAAACTGCCGAAGACGGAGAACCAAACAGTCCATCGAAAGTGGCCCGTTGTCCAGAGAAGAACTCTACGCTTCCGAAGGTTTCCTGTTCCGTCTAGCTCAACGGGAAGGTTATAACGAAGAGGTAGTCCTTCTGACCGCCAACTGCAAGAATACATCAGATAATGTCCTTCCTAAAAGCAGCCGATTATACAAGCTGTTGCCCAGACTGGACGAGCGTGGAGTGATGCGAATGCGCAGTAGAATAGCTGCCTGTCAATACGCCACCGAAGACGCGAAAAGTCCGGTGATTCTTCCAAACGACGAAGAATCGGGCACGGACAGAGAAAGGCACTAA